A DNA window from Patagioenas fasciata isolate bPatFas1 chromosome 1, bPatFas1.hap1, whole genome shotgun sequence contains the following coding sequences:
- the CSDC2 gene encoding LOW QUALITY PROTEIN: cold shock domain-containing protein C2 (The sequence of the model RefSeq protein was modified relative to this genomic sequence to represent the inferred CDS: inserted 2 bases in 1 codon; substituted 1 base at 1 genomic stop codon), with product MRVCARRTSYTHQTPRIHQQAGRQXESPPEPGCRRDRCSSHGSGGALGPAEHRCFAELSSREPIAVEEAANSRLVXPGALSPAAQPPIPKTEEPADPTMSSDPSAPPAVPPLHSPKSPVWPTFPFQREGSRIWERGNLLLRDLPSPLPTKRTRTYSATARASAGPIFKGVCKQFSRSQGHGFITPENGTEDIFVHVSDIEGEYVPVEGDEVTYKVCPIPPKNQKFQAVEVVLTNLAPHTKHETWSGQIIGS from the exons ATGCGTGTGTGTGCGAGGCGCACATCATACACACATCAGACACCGCGGATCCatcagcaggcaggcaggca agaaAGCCCCCCCGAGCCGGGCTGCAGGCGAGACCGCTGCTCCTCGCACGGCAGCGGAGGAGCGTTGGGCCCTGCTGAGCACCGATGCTTTGCAGAGCTCAGCTCCAGGGAGCCCATCGCTGTTGAGGAG GCTGCCAATAGCAGACTCGTGTGACCAGGTGCCCTTTCTCCTGCCGCCCAACCGCCCATCCCCAAAACGGAGGAGCCTGCCGACCCCACCATGTCATCGGaccccagcgctccgccggcggTACCGCCCCTGCACTCCCCCAAGTCACCGGTGTGGCCCACCTTCCCCTTCCAGCGGGAGGGCAGCCGCATCTGGGAGCGAGGCAACCTCCTGCTGCGGGACCtgcccagccccctccccaccaaGAGGACCAGGACCTACTCAGC GACAGCACGTGCCTCTGCTGGCCCCATCTTCAAGGGTGTCTGCAAGCAGTTCTCTCGCTCCCAGGGCCATGGGTTCATCACTCCTGAGAACGGCACAGAAGACATTTTTGTCCATGTGTCTGA CATCGAGGGGGAGTATGTCCCAGTGGAGGGGGATGAGGTGACGTACAAGGTCTGTCCCATTCCTCCCAAGAACCAGAAGTTCCAGGCGGTGGAGGTGGTCCTCACCAACCTGGCGCCCCACACGAAGCACGAGACGTGGTCCGGCCAGATAATCGGCTCCTAG
- the POLR3H gene encoding DNA-directed RNA polymerase III subunit RPC8 — protein MFVLVEMTDTVRIPPWQFERKLNESIAEELNKKLANKVVYNVGLCICLYDITKLEDSYIFPGDGASHTKVHFRYVVFHPFLDEILIGQIKSCSQDGVHVSIGFFDDIVIPPESLQQPAKFDEAEQVWVWEYETEEGAHDLYMDIGEEIRFRVVDETFVDTSPTGPSSAEASTSNATEEVQKKEAPYTLVGSISEPGLGLLSWWTNS, from the exons ATGTTTGTGCTGGTCGAGATGACCGACACGGTCAGAATTCCTCCCTGGCAGTTTGAAAGGAAACTGAACGAATCCATTGCTGAAGAGCTAAACAAGAAATTGGCCAACAAG GTTGTGTACAACGTCGGCCTCTGCATCTGTCTGTATGATATCACAAAACTGGAAGATTCATACATATTTCCTGGAGATGGTGCATCACATACCAAAG TGCATTTCCGCTACGTGGTCTTCCACCCCTTCCTGGATGAGATTCTGATCGGGCAGATTAAAAGCTGCAGTCAGGACGGCGTTCACG TTTCTATTGGATTCTTCGATGATATTGTCATCCCACCAGAATCCCTGCAGCAGCCAGCTAAGTT CGATGAGGCAGAGCAGGTGTGGGTGTGGGAATACGAGACGGAAGAAGGGGCCCATGACCTGTACATGGACATTGGGGAGGAGATCCGCTTCCGAGTTGTGGATGAAACATTTGTTGATACATCACCGACAGGTCCAAGCTCTGCAGAGGCTTCCACTTCAAATGCCACTGAAGAAGTCCAGAAGAAAGAGGCGCCCTACACTCTTGTG GGATCAATCAGTGAGCCGGGCCTGGGCCTCCTGTCGTGGTGGACAAACAGCTAG
- the ACO2 gene encoding aconitate hydratase, mitochondrial, whose product MAPYCVLVARLRHALNGGIRRYHVAPVLCQRAKVAMSHFEPNEYINYEKLEKNIDIVRKRLDRPLTLSEKIVYGHLDDPAKQEIERGKTYLRLRPDRVAMQDATAQMAMLQFISSGLPKVAVPSTIHCDHLIEAQSGGEKDLRRAKEINQEVYNFLATAGAKYGVGFWKPGSGIIHQIILENYSYPGVMLIGTDSHTPNGGGLGGICIGVGGADAVDVMAGIPWELKCPKVIGVKLTGKLSGWSSPKDVILKVAGILTVKGGTGAIIEYHGPGVDSISCTGMATICNMGAEIGATTSIFPYNARMKKYLGKTGRADIAALADEFKQHLVPDAGCQYDQVIEINLSELKPHINGPFTPDLAHPVSDIGAVAEKEGWPVDIRVGLIGSCTNSSYEDMGRSAAVAKQALAHGLKCKSKFTITPGSEQIRATIERDGYAQILRDVGGLVLANACGPCIGQWDRKDIKKGEKNTIVTSYNRNFTGRNDANPETHAFVTSPEIVTALSIAGTLKFNPETDYLTGADGKKFKLEAPDADELPKLEFDPGQDTYQYPPKDGSGQHVDVSPTSQRLQLLEPFDKWDGKDLEDMLILIKVKGKCTTDHISAAGPWLKFRGHLDNISNNLLIGAINIENGKANSVRNALTQEFGPVPDTARYYKKMGVKWAVIGDENYGEGSSREHAALEPRHLGGRVIITKSFARIHETNLKKQGLLPLTFADPADYNKIHPVDKLSIVGLADFAPGKPLKCIIKHPNGSQETIMLNHTFNESQIEWFQAGSALNRMKELQQKSS is encoded by the exons ATGGCGCCGTACTGCGTCCTGGTGGCTCGGCTGCGG CATGCCTTGAATGGTGGGATACGACGCTACCATGTTGCTCCTGTCCTGTGCCAGCGGGCCAAGGTGGCCATGAGCCACTTTGAACCTAATGAATACATAAATTATGAAAAGCTGGAGAAGAACATCGACATTGTCCGTAAGAG GCTTGACCGTCCGCTGACCTTGTCTGAGAAGATTGTGTATGGACACTTGGATGACCCTGCAAAACAGGAGATCGAGCGGGGCAAGACCTATCTGCGCCTACGGCCGGACCGTGTGGCCATGCAGGATGCCACTGCTCAGATGGCCATGCTGCAGTTCATCAGCAGCGGGCTGCCAAAAGTGGCTGTGCCTTCCACCATCCACTGTGATCACCTCATCGAAGCCCAGTCAGGTGGCGAAAAGGATCTTCGAAGAGCCAAG GAAATAAACCAGGAGGTGTACAACTTTCTAGCAACGGCTGGTGCCAAGTATGGAGTGGGATTCTGGAAACCAGGTTCAGGAATCATTCACCAG atcaTTCTGGAGAACTACTCCTACCCTGGGGTTATGCTGATTGGCACAGATTCACACACCCCCAATGGAGGTGGCTTGGGAGGAATCTGCATTGGTGTGGGTGGAGCTGATGCTGTAGATGTCATGGCAGGAATCCCTTGGGAGCTCAAGTGCCCAAAG GTTATTGGTGTAAAACTGACCGGGAAGCTTTCAGGCTGGAGTTCTCCTAAAGATGTGATCCTGAAGGTGGCTGGAATCCTCACTGTCAAGGGTGGGACAGGTGCCATCATCGAATACCATGGGCCTGGTGTGGATTCAATCTCCTGCACTG GAATGGCAACAATCTGTAACATGGGGGCTGAAATTGGAGCTACCACATCAATCTTCCCTTACAACGCACGGATGAAGAAATACTTGGGCAAGACTGGGCGAGCTG ACATAGCTGCTCTGGCAGATGAATTCAAGCAACACTTGGTACCAGATGCTGGTTGTCAATACGACCAGGTGATAGAAATCAACCTCAGTGAG CTGAAACCGCATATCAATGGACCTTTCACACCAGACCTGGCGCACCCTGTGTCAGATATTGGTGCTGTGGCAGAAAAGGAGGGCTGGCCTGTTGATATCAGAGTTG GCTTGATTGGCAGCTGCACCAACTCCAGCTATGAGGACATGGGACGTTCTGCAGCAGTGGCAAAACAGGCACTAGCGCATGGTTTGAAGTGTAAATCTAAGTTCACAATCACACCAGGCTCAGAGCAGATCCGTGCCACCATTGAAAGAGATGGTTAT GCGCAAATCCTGAGAGATGTTGGAGGGCTGGTTCTTGCCAACGCTTGTGGGCCGTGCATTGGCCAGTGGGACAG GAAGGATAtcaagaaaggagagaaaaacacaATAGTTACATCCTACAACCGGAATTTCACAGGTCGCAATGATGCCAATCCGGAGACGCACGCATTTGTGACCTCTCCAGAG attgtcACAGCCCTGTCCATTGCTGGCACCCTAAAATTTAACCCCGAGACAGATTACCTGACAGGAGCAGATGGGAAGAAGTTTAAACTAGAAGCACCCGATGCAGATGAGCTGCCCAAACTG gAGTTTGACCCAGGCCAGGACACTTACCAGTACCCTCCCAAGGACGGCAGTGGGCAGCACGTGGATGTGAGCCCCACCAGCCAGCGCCTCCAGCTTCTTGAGCCCTTCGATAAGTGGGATGGCAAGGATCTAGAAGACATGCTGATCCTCATCAAG GTAAAAGGGAAATGCACCACTGACCATATTTCTGCAGCTGGACCATGGCTCAAATTCCGTGGCCACCTGGACAACATCTCCAACAACCTGCTCATTGGCGCCATCAACATTGAAAATGGCAAAGCCAACTCTGTGAGGAATGCACTAACCCAGGAGTTTGGGCCAGTCCCAGACACAGCCCGTTACTACAAG AAAATGGGTGTCAAATGGGCGGTTATTGGGGATGAAAACTATGGTGAGGGATCAAGCCGGGAGCATGCAGCATTGGAGCCACGTCACTTGGGGGGCAGGGTCATCATCACCAAGAGCTTTGCCAGGATCCACG AAACCAATTTGAAGAAGCAAGGTCTGCTGCCTCTCACTTTTGCTGATCCAGCAGACTACAACAAGATCCATCCTGTGGACAAGCTAAGCATTGTGGGGCTGGCAGACTTCGCACCAGGAAAG CCCCTGAAATGCATCATCAAGCATCCCAATGGGAGCCAAGAAACAATCATGCTGAACCACACCTTCAACGAGTCACAGATAGAGTGGTTTCAGGCTGGCAGTGCCCTGAACAGAATGAAGGAGCTGCAGCAGAAATCAAGCTAA